The Hydrogenobacter sp. T-2 region AATATCGTTTTCTGGATTGACCTTGAGGGTAAAAAGCATGGCATCACCACAGGCTGGATTGCCACACTGCCCTATGGCGTTGGCATCCTCAAGCACGCCCACATTCCGTGGGTTCAAAAAGTGGTCAAGCACCTTCTCGCTGTATTCAAACATCTTAACACCTCCTTAACATTGATGAAATAAAATATGACAGTTTTGACCGAAGTTGCTATGACCTTTATCAAAGATATGGCTTACATATATTTTTCCACAAGCCACTTGAAAGTCTTGCTAAGCCTATGGTCATCCTCAAGCTCAAGAAACTCTTTAACCTTCACCTTGCTTATAAAAAGCTTTGAGTGTTCTATTGGCACCGTGCTGTCTTGCCTGCCGTGGAATACATAAATCTCATAAGGAACTTCTGAGGGAAAGTCTACATGGCTGTCTCTTAGTATTTCATAACCCTTTTTGAGTATATCTACCGCAAACTCTTTGTTTATGGTAAGTTCAAGACCAGTTTCGCACTCTGTAAAGTTCAGGTCTTCCTTACCCTCCAGCCAATTTTTGCACCTTGCCTCTCCCACCTCCTTTACAGTAAGAGCAAGTGTTGAGTAAGAAGGGGCAAAGAGGAAAACCCTTTTGACCTTTTCTGGTTTGTAAAACTTGAGATAGTTTAGAGAGGTATATCCACCGTGAGAACTTCCAGAGAGCCAAACTTGGGAAAACTTTTGAGAAAAGCCCTTTACAAGGGCATCCAATACCTCCAAGACCCTGCTCGTGGTAGTAGTCTGATAGTCCATATCCATAGCAAAGAGGGAAAACCTGCCTTGCAAACTCCTCTCCCTTAGAATGCTTACCTTAGTGCCTTTGATATCGCTGGCAAATCCATGAAGGTGTATTAAAATAACCTCAGGGTTGGTAGACTCATAAATGAACATAAGAGAAATTATAGAGGATTTAGAGACCAGAAGAAAGGTCTTTCATCTTTTTGCACTACTCCTTTGGCTTTTACCTTTGAACTATCTTCCAAGCATTATAACTCTACTGGTTTTTTCCCTTGTGATAGGGTTAAACCTGCTAACTGTCCTGGGCGTTGGCAAGGAAAGGCTGACTTTTTACTATAGGTTTGTTTACAAACTTGAAAGAGAGAAAAACTACTCAAGACCAGGAATACAGGCTCTGTGGGCAAACCTTGGAATATTTTCTGTATTTCTACTCTTTGGAAAAGAGCCTGCTATGGTATCTGTGGTAGTGCTTGCAGTAGGAGACGCCTTTGCCAGCGTGGTAGGAATGAGATACGGTAGAACAAGGATGGGAAGTAAAAGCCTTGAGGGAAGTATAGCCTTTTTCCTTTCAACCTTTCTGGTCCTTTTGCCCTTCTTAGGTTTGTGGAAGGCTTTTTTGATATGTATATTTTCTGCAATTGTTGAGGCTTTACCAATTAGTGTGGATGACAACTTTAGCGTGCCACTCGTAGCTGGTGTTTTATACTATATGTTATGAAGATAAAAGTAGAAAACTTAGCAAGAATAAGGTCTGCAGAAATAGAAATAAAGCCTCTAACTGTATTTCTTGGAAAAAATAACACTAATAAGAGTTATCTATCTTATGTGGTTTATGGTGTTTATAGATATATGGCGGAAGTATTGATGGAGTTTTTAAAAGGACAAGATGCGAGAAAATTGGATAAGATAGGTGTCAAGCATCCAGATTTAGTTAGAATACTACAAGAAAGGATAGAGAAAATGTTTAGAAGTGAAAGTTTTAGCTCATTTAAACTTGACATAGAATTTTCAGAGGAAGAAAGTGAGATGATAAACAAGATTATAGATAATATGTTAGTCATAAGAAAACAGGAGGGAAATGATAAATCTTTATCTATGACTTTAATTAGGAACTTTTTAGAGTTAATAAACACTTGGGTAGATGTTTTTTATTTTCCTGCAAGTAGAACTGGATTTGTCTTGGCTTTGGATGCTCTTGTAATAGGTGTTCTCAGAGAAAGGTATGAAGGGAAGTATTATGAAAAACTAACTGAGCCAGTAGTGGACTTTATCGCTGATTTTTATAGAATAAAGTCTCAATCTGAAGACCTTAGAGGCTTGAGTAGGGAAAAGGAATTACTCAGAAAATTAAGTGATATGATAGATGGAGAAATATGGATAGATAAAAACACAAAACAACTACTATGCCACCCAAAAGGCATTAGGGGACAGAAAAAGATAGAAATGCATCTCGTTTCTTCTTCTATTGCGGAGTTAGCTCCGATATATGTTTTCCTTGCAAACATTGAAAAACTTGAAAACCACATTTTTATAATAGAAGAGCCTGAAGCACACTTGCATGTGGAGAATCAAATCAAGATAACAGAACTAATAGTTAGCATGGTAAATTCTGGTGCTAAGGTGCTTATAACTACTCACAGTGATTATATAATCAACGCTTTAAATATATGCTTGGGAAGATATTGGGTAGGAGACTATGAGAAAGAAAGTTTAGACCCTAATAAAATTGCGGTATATCTTTTTAAGGAAGAGGGTAGACATATAAAGGTTTTACCCATACCTATAGAAGAGCATGAAGGAATATCCTTTGAAAACTTCTATACTGCAACAGATAGACTTATGGAAGAGGAAGAAAGAATAAGAGATTTATTGAAAAGCAAAGTAAAGGCAAATGTGTAAGAAACTTTTACCTTGCAATAAGCAAAGTGGACAAGATTGTAAAGAATGCTACAAATACTGGAAAAAAGTTCTTTCGCCCGAAGCCTCTTTCCAACCAATTAAGGGAAAACTTTGTGATTGTATCATTCAATGTGATGGTTCTTATATAATTGTAGAGATCAAAAACTGCAAAGTTACCTCTGGAGAAGCTAAGGATGTTATAGAGCAGTTAAAGAATTGTGAAGACGGACTTAGAGGGAAATGTGGTGCAAACTCACAATATAGTAAGGTTTTATTGTATGAAAAGTTTGATATACCTCCAGCTAAGAGTGAGCAAATTAAAAGTCTACTAAAAAAGGAACGCATAGAATACTACTCTATCAAGAACCTTAAAGGGAAGAAGATATGTCAATACAAAAAAGCGTAAAGCTCTCACCTTTTACCACCATAAAAGTTGGTGGTATTGCAAAATATTTTAGCCAACCTACGGATGAAGAAGAGCTAAAGCGTGTGATATTCTTTGTACAGGATAAGAGTCTTGAGGTTTTTCCTCTTGGTAGAGGAGCAAACACTATTTTTGGAGACTTTGAGGGTTTAGTCTTGAGCACTGTTAATTTTAGAGGAATTGAGGTAGAGAAAAAGGAGCAATACTTTTTAATAAGGGCTAAAGCTGGCACGCCTTTGTCTGAGCTTGTTAAATTTTCCCTTGAAGAGAACCTTGAAGGTTTTTATAGGCTTGGGGGCTTTCCAGCTACAGTGGGCGGTGCGGTTGCCATGAACGCTGGAGCTTTTGGATACGAAATAAGCCAGCATCTTGTGGAGGTGGTCTTTATAGATTGGGAGGGAAGGCTTCAGATTGCAAAGAAGGAAGACCTGCACTTTTCTTATAGAAAATCTCCCTTTCCTGAGCTTGGAATAGTGCTTATGGCTACCTTTGAAGTGCCAACTGCTAAGCACAAAGTAGAGGAGGAGTTTGAGAGAATAAGGAAGAAAAGAAAACAGACCCAGCCTATAAACATGCCAACGAGTGGCTCTACCTTTAAGAACCCTCAAGGCGAATATGCGGGAAGGCTCTTAGAGAAGGTAGGAATGAGGGGCTATAGAATGGGCAATATTGCCTTTTCTGAATTGCATGCTAACTTTCTGGTGAACTTAGGTGGTGGCACTTACCAGGAAGTTGTTAGAATAGTACAAGAGGCAAAGAGAAGGGTGTTTGAGAATTTTGGTATAGTCTTGGAAGAGGAGGTAAAGCTCGTTGAGGGTTGTAGTGCTTATGGGCGGAAGGTCTGCGGAGCGTGAAATATCTCTCAAAAGTGGTCAGGCGGTATTAAGGGCACTCCAAGAGCTCGGACACGAAGCCATAGCCTTAGACCTAACAGAAGACCTTTGCGAAAAGCTGAGAGAAATAAAGCCTGATAAGGTATTTATAGCTCTTCATGGTCCTTATGGAGAGGACGGAAGGGTGCAAGGGATTCTTGACATGCTTGGAATTCCTTATGTGGGTTCTGGTGTTCTTGGAAGCAGTATAGCCATGGATAAGGATATAACAAAAAAGGTCCTTTCCTTTCATGGTATAAAAGTGCCTAAGTGGGTATGCATAAGAGATGAAAAGGAGGAGCTAAGCTGGGACACTTATCCTGCGGTTGTAAAACCTGCGGACCAGGGTTCAAGCGTCGGTCTCTTCGTAGTATGTGGTGAAGAGGAAGCAGAGGAAGCCATAAAAAAATGCTTTGAAATCTCAAAAAAGGTTATGGTAGAAGAATACATTGAAGGTAGGGACATTACGGTGGGAATCTTAAAAGGAAAGCCACTTCCACCTATAGAGATAAAGCCCAAGAAGGGAATTTATGACTACGAAAGTAAGTATACAAAAGGTATGACGGAATATGTCTTTTTAGAAGACAAAGAACTTGTTGAAAAACTCCAAGAAATTGCATTTCTCACTCATAAGTTTCTCGAACTCAAAGACCTTTCAAGAGTAGACTTTAGAGTAGACAAGGATGGGACTCCATACCTCTTAGAGGTTAACACTATACCTGGCTTGACGGAATTGAGCCTTTTTCCCATGGCTTGTAGAAAGATAGGACTTGATTTTAAGGAAATGATAGATATGTTATTATTTTAACCATGCAAAAGGTTGGGAGACGGGGAAAATGGCTCAATTATATTCTTTCCGCTCTATGGATTTTTTCAATGGCTCTTTCTGGGTTCTTTTTCCCTTATTTCACCGACAAGATAGACTTTTTCAAAATAAAGGCTCTACACATAGAGGGTCTAGAAACCATTCCATCTGAAGTTGTGGTTAATGAAATTAAAAGGTTTAAAAATAATTGGTTATTCATTAACAACACAAATCTATTAAAAAACCTTAATAGTGTAACCGGAAATGCAATTGGTAGAGTGAAAATAGACAGAATTTTTAGCAACGGAGGAGTGACATTAAAAGTATCTATCGAGGAAAGGAAGCCAATCTTCACAGTAATTAAGGATGATGCAGTATACTTCTTTGACAAAGATGGGATTATATTCCAATCACAATATATGAAATTTGTCAAACCTCTGGTATATACACATGATATTGAACTTGTAAGGAGAAACTTTAATAAATTAACTATGCTAATTAATTCACTGGGGAAAGGCTTGGGAGAAATCTACGTAACAAATCTTAATACGGTGGTTTACACTGGAGAGGGCATAAAGATAACTATGCCTCCCATATTTCTTTTGAACGAGCAGGTTGTGGAAAATGTGATCAATACCTTTAAAGTTTATAATATTGATATGAACACAAAAGAGTTAGATTTAAACATAGAGGGTTTAGTAATAATAAGAGAGGTGAAAAGGTAAGATGAAGCTCATAACAGCCCTTGACATAGGAACCAGTAAAGTAGTAGCCCTCGTGGGCGAGATGGATAGCTACGGAGATGTTCATATTATTGGCATAGGGGAGAGTCCCTCAAAGGGCATAGACAGGGGATATGTTACGAGGCTTGACCTTGCTGTAAACTCTGTCCTTAGTGCAGTTAAAGAAGCTCAAGAAATGGCTGGTGTAAAGCTCTCAAAAGTTGTGCTGGGTATTTCTGGTCCGACTCTGAAAAGCCAAAACGAGAAGGATACGGTAAGCATATCCTCTCAGTCCGTAGAGATAGACTATACGCACATAGAAAGGTTGATAGAGAGAGCAATAATGCGTTCAAGGGAGGAGGGCTATGAGATAATTAGTGCTATACCAAGAAGGTTTGTTTTGGACGAGCAAGAGGGCGTTATAGACCCAGTGGGACTTCTTGGTTCAAAAATTTCCGCAGAAGTGCATGTGGTGAAGATAGGGACAAGTCTTTTGAAAAATACAGAAAAGGTAGTAACGAATGCTGGCATGGAAATAGTGGGTAGATTTTTGTCTCCTCTTGCTTCAGCGGAAGCGGTGCTTAGCCACGAAGAGAAAGAGGAGGGGGTGCTTATGATGGATATGGGTGCAGGGCTTACCAATTTTGTGGTTTTTTCTGAGGGTTCTATACTTGTTACTGGCTGCATTCCTATGGGCGGTGTTAATATAACAAAGGACATTGCACATTTTATGAAGATAAATATAGAACAGGCTGAAAGAATAAAGATAGAAAATGGTTATGCCTTAGCGGATGCAGTAAACGAGACAGAAAGGATAAAGATAAAGCCCAGGGGTGAAGAAAAGGAAGTTACGGTAAGTAGAAGACAACTCGCTGAGGTTATACAAATAAGACTTGAAGAGATTATGGAAAAGGTGGCGGATTATCTGAACGCTCAGGGAGTAAACTTAGACTCACTTCATGCGGGCGTAGTTATAACAGGTGGTTCTGCAAAGTTGGCAGGCATGCGAGAATTTCTTGAGAGATACTTTGACCTTCCTGTAAGGATAGGCTATCCTATGGGTGTAATAGGTCTAAAGGAAAAGGTGCAAGACCCAGCTTATGCGGTAGCGGTGGGGCTTGTTAAGTTGGCTCACAGGGAGTTTGCTCTTGAAAAGAGAGGAACATTGCAGAAGGGACAGGAGAAAACCACAGAGAATAACTTTAACCTTTCAAGCCTTATAACAAGGTTCAAAGCCTTTTTTAAGGATATAATGTGAACTAAGGAGGAGATGAATGGAGACGTTAAATCCTACCAGAATAAAGGTCTTTGGAGTCGGGGGTGGTGGCTCCAATGCGGTAAACAGGATGTATCTTGAGGGTATAGAGGGTGTGGACCTTTTTGTGATAAACACAGATGTCCAACATCTCGCTTCTCTTGCAGTTCCCAACAAAATACAGATAGGGGAAAAGGTCACAAAAGGTCTGGGTGCTGGTGCAAAGCCAGAGATAGGAGAGCAGGCAGCACTTGAAGATGCGGATAAGATAAGAGAGATCCTAAGAAACACGGACATGCTCTTTATAGCCAGTGGTCTTGGTGGAGGAACGGGGACAGGTGCCGCGCCCATAATTGCAGAGATCGCCAAGGACATGGGTATACTCACGGTGGCAGTGGTTACAAAACCCTTTAACTTTGAAGGACCAAAGAGGATGCAGGTAGCCAATGAAGGTTTGGAAAAGCTTAGGGATGTGGTGGATACCTACATAGTGGTGAACAATCAAAAACTGGTAGAGATGGCGGATAGAAACTTTAGCATAAGGGATGCCTTTAAGATGGTGGATGATGTGCTCTCTAAGGCGGTAATGGGTATAACCAGCATAGTGGTTACTCCAGCTCTTATAAATGTGGACTTTGCGGATGTGAAAACGGTTATGGAAAAGGGTGGTCTGGCTCTTATAGGTATGGGTGAAGGCAAAGGAGACGGAAGGAGAGACTACGCAGTA contains the following coding sequences:
- a CDS encoding YqiA/YcfP family alpha/beta fold hydrolase, with protein sequence MFIYESTNPEVILIHLHGFASDIKGTKVSILRERSLQGRFSLFAMDMDYQTTTTSRVLEVLDALVKGFSQKFSQVWLSGSSHGGYTSLNYLKFYKPEKVKRVFLFAPSYSTLALTVKEVGEARCKNWLEGKEDLNFTECETGLELTINKEFAVDILKKGYEILRDSHVDFPSEVPYEIYVFHGRQDSTVPIEHSKLFISKVKVKEFLELEDDHRLSKTFKWLVEKYM
- a CDS encoding diacylglycerol/polyprenol kinase family protein, producing the protein MNIREIIEDLETRRKVFHLFALLLWLLPLNYLPSIITLLVFSLVIGLNLLTVLGVGKERLTFYYRFVYKLEREKNYSRPGIQALWANLGIFSVFLLFGKEPAMVSVVVLAVGDAFASVVGMRYGRTRMGSKSLEGSIAFFLSTFLVLLPFLGLWKAFLICIFSAIVEALPISVDDNFSVPLVAGVLYYML
- a CDS encoding AAA family ATPase, with product MKIKVENLARIRSAEIEIKPLTVFLGKNNTNKSYLSYVVYGVYRYMAEVLMEFLKGQDARKLDKIGVKHPDLVRILQERIEKMFRSESFSSFKLDIEFSEEESEMINKIIDNMLVIRKQEGNDKSLSMTLIRNFLELINTWVDVFYFPASRTGFVLALDALVIGVLRERYEGKYYEKLTEPVVDFIADFYRIKSQSEDLRGLSREKELLRKLSDMIDGEIWIDKNTKQLLCHPKGIRGQKKIEMHLVSSSIAELAPIYVFLANIEKLENHIFIIEEPEAHLHVENQIKITELIVSMVNSGAKVLITTHSDYIINALNICLGRYWVGDYEKESLDPNKIAVYLFKEEGRHIKVLPIPIEEHEGISFENFYTATDRLMEEEERIRDLLKSKVKANV
- the murB gene encoding UDP-N-acetylmuramate dehydrogenase — its product is MSIQKSVKLSPFTTIKVGGIAKYFSQPTDEEELKRVIFFVQDKSLEVFPLGRGANTIFGDFEGLVLSTVNFRGIEVEKKEQYFLIRAKAGTPLSELVKFSLEENLEGFYRLGGFPATVGGAVAMNAGAFGYEISQHLVEVVFIDWEGRLQIAKKEDLHFSYRKSPFPELGIVLMATFEVPTAKHKVEEEFERIRKKRKQTQPINMPTSGSTFKNPQGEYAGRLLEKVGMRGYRMGNIAFSELHANFLVNLGGGTYQEVVRIVQEAKRRVFENFGIVLEEEVKLVEGCSAYGRKVCGA
- a CDS encoding D-alanine--D-alanine ligase family protein, which codes for MRVVVLMGGRSAEREISLKSGQAVLRALQELGHEAIALDLTEDLCEKLREIKPDKVFIALHGPYGEDGRVQGILDMLGIPYVGSGVLGSSIAMDKDITKKVLSFHGIKVPKWVCIRDEKEELSWDTYPAVVKPADQGSSVGLFVVCGEEEAEEAIKKCFEISKKVMVEEYIEGRDITVGILKGKPLPPIEIKPKKGIYDYESKYTKGMTEYVFLEDKELVEKLQEIAFLTHKFLELKDLSRVDFRVDKDGTPYLLEVNTIPGLTELSLFPMACRKIGLDFKEMIDMLLF
- a CDS encoding cell division protein FtsQ/DivIB, which produces MQKVGRRGKWLNYILSALWIFSMALSGFFFPYFTDKIDFFKIKALHIEGLETIPSEVVVNEIKRFKNNWLFINNTNLLKNLNSVTGNAIGRVKIDRIFSNGGVTLKVSIEERKPIFTVIKDDAVYFFDKDGIIFQSQYMKFVKPLVYTHDIELVRRNFNKLTMLINSLGKGLGEIYVTNLNTVVYTGEGIKITMPPIFLLNEQVVENVINTFKVYNIDMNTKELDLNIEGLVIIREVKR
- the ftsA gene encoding cell division protein FtsA translates to MKLITALDIGTSKVVALVGEMDSYGDVHIIGIGESPSKGIDRGYVTRLDLAVNSVLSAVKEAQEMAGVKLSKVVLGISGPTLKSQNEKDTVSISSQSVEIDYTHIERLIERAIMRSREEGYEIISAIPRRFVLDEQEGVIDPVGLLGSKISAEVHVVKIGTSLLKNTEKVVTNAGMEIVGRFLSPLASAEAVLSHEEKEEGVLMMDMGAGLTNFVVFSEGSILVTGCIPMGGVNITKDIAHFMKINIEQAERIKIENGYALADAVNETERIKIKPRGEEKEVTVSRRQLAEVIQIRLEEIMEKVADYLNAQGVNLDSLHAGVVITGGSAKLAGMREFLERYFDLPVRIGYPMGVIGLKEKVQDPAYAVAVGLVKLAHREFALEKRGTLQKGQEKTTENNFNLSSLITRFKAFFKDIM
- the ftsZ gene encoding cell division protein FtsZ; the protein is METLNPTRIKVFGVGGGGSNAVNRMYLEGIEGVDLFVINTDVQHLASLAVPNKIQIGEKVTKGLGAGAKPEIGEQAALEDADKIREILRNTDMLFIASGLGGGTGTGAAPIIAEIAKDMGILTVAVVTKPFNFEGPKRMQVANEGLEKLRDVVDTYIVVNNQKLVEMADRNFSIRDAFKMVDDVLSKAVMGITSIVVTPALINVDFADVKTVMEKGGLALIGMGEGKGDGRRDYAVEQAISSPLLEGNSIQGARRLLVTLWVSEDVPFREVEETIGKIRETAHEDALIIFGAMLENSKENFMRVAVVATDFENAQSLGQLKVVKKPEFKEPIKKAVSETTIEPVQPEIEEIPAYLRRKKKI